ggagaggggaaggtatcggattacaggGGGAAGAGGTtgaggggagggggtaatgacgtcattgttttggaggagagggggtaatttCGGCgtggagggggtgacgagggaGGTGCGGGAGAGAggggaaggtatcggattacataaattcctggaagagataaggattcctggaagagataagataaggattgtttatataaacatgagtcatatagagataaggattgtttatacaaagggtatcggattacactgCGTCAACACTTTTGGagtggagggggtgacgagggaGGTGAGGGGGAGGTGCggggaaggtatcggattacataaattcctggaaaagataagataaggattgtttatataagcATGAGTCATagagagataaggattgtttatacaaaaatgattcatagttccgagaattgtttatatcctttgcaggttcgtgcaggtttTAGCGTGAcatcatcgctatttttagatCATAGGCCCTTAGGCAGCCACTTTTAGGCGCCatgttgccagatttcaatttgcgtgacatcatcgatatttttaattagtgtcgTGTGCGACGAGCGGGTATAAAAAGctcgcggaaaaaaaataggaaCCATCAGTTATCCGAAACCATTTGGACAATCACTACATCGCTGCAACGCTTCATCTGAATTATAGCAACGATGTTTTCTACCGTACAACAGACAACTATGAGTAATCCGGCTGACAAACAGCAAGGTGTGAATGCGAAGAAGCGGAAATTCTCACCCAACGTGTAAGTTGACTCTATTActatttacacttttaaaCTTACTGCTATTGTTACATTTCGAACTTATACAAGCTTTCAttcacagaaataaaagtaattcgaCAAGTATCGATGGAAGCATGATCACGCCTCCCAGAATTTTAGCTAGAAGATACCCGTTGACAAAAACCGgttataaatatctggatATTGGAATCAATGTTTCTACGCCGAGCCACATAGaaatcgctctcggtgacaaccatggcaaagagatacattttacatacaacaTGTGGAAGATCCTCCTGGACCAACGACACGCCATCCaccatttctttaacaatgatGCGAACGAAGCACCGTCTCAAACCATCGAACATGTCACGCTACGGTTTGGAAAGATAAACAATCTAAAAGTACTGCGTCTGGAAACATCAACAGTGTGTTTAGTAATGTCACACAACACCGTATGTAACATAATCGCTCTCGAGTATTGTGTGGATCATATCGCTCAATCGTTGAACAACGTCACTGGTATGGTCGACACCAAGTTCGCACACTTTCGAAAAATCGCGAGCGGTGCGAAGGACCCCATCGCGGTGATACGTGAGAGCGAATCGTTCGATAAGAATGATATAATCGATTGTGAGCTGTTAGCTCAGATCTTTGGATCGCAGTAATTCTAGCATATCACAtgctttattgttaaaatattttcactatcataatgtatttattagatgtatctgtttaataaatattatttaacattaaattaatttttattataccatCTTTCCTGTACCACATCATATTCACTGACCTAtcctactgcgagataagcgcgcGCGTCATGTTACACTACATGATAGAAGGAAACGAGCGAACCGGTGACTATCATTTTTCCCttctaattgtaaaaaataattataaagttaataattaaatataatataattaaatataatattattaaatataacatttattaaaaaattaatttcaagtagtatataatattataatatagtataacaCAAGGATGGGAtaaggcaaaaaaaaatataacatttattaaaaaaattaatttcaagtagtatataatattataatatagtataacaCAAGGATAGGAGGaggctaaaaaaaaatacaataatatatttataaaaaaaatataatatttatttaaaaagtgtgTACtatacatgtgtgtgtgtgtgtgtgtgtgtgtgtgtgtgtgtgtgtgtgtgtgtgtgtgtgtgtgaaataaaataaaaactataataataaaaaaaactataataatataataaaaactataataatataataaaaaaaaaaaaaaaaaaaaaaaaaaaaaaaaattgtgggaCCATCAtctgaaacagaaaaattctattaataatctgaaaatattaagtgtGATACTTATCGAATGTAATACTTACGGTTGAACATCGTCCGCAGAAAGCGCCTCTCTCACCGCTCTCAATACTTCAGCGGTGCGCGCTGCATCGCTTTCCATTTGTTGAAActgtgtatttaaaatttcaacctGCCTTAAGGCTATTACGAGATCCTCCCGTATATGCTGCCtgtaagcaaaatatatataagaatagaaagtaattatttcatacataatattagctAGCAATACTTACATTGACACCAACATCACACCATTTCCATTTTCATGGATATCATAATCAACTCTGAATGGATAGGGTACCTGTTGTTGCACCTCTTGTGCAACGTCTTCGAAGCGATATATTGATGTGCGCAGCACATTCACCCGGTCCATAAAACTTATTAACAATTCACTGATTTCATGAATTTCAATAGTGTAAAGTGCAGCCATTTTAACTCGCGACGGTATTACGTATTTCAAATGGCTTGAGTGGACTTGTGACGATCCCAGCCTTCgacacatttttatagtacGTCCCTTAGATGTGGTGCAAATCTATGTGACCGCTCTACGGGGgttatcttttcaaacatactccaaatttataattttgaaacataattctTCTCCCGAGTAACCGAATATCAGTCGATAGATTTAGTATAAACTACCGCGGCATAAACAAATCTCATAAGAGATATCATAGCGACTCCATATAATGAGTTTGACACCCATGAAATTCTTCTCTCACGAGGatgtattactattatttacaaactactgctgcaaaaacaaaagatacgTACGACACACGTGAATACTTATCTTACAAGGATGTATTACAATCAtgataagttaaattaatgtatgataaatgttaaaaattgtttcaactgcGCCTCTAAcgcctttcacgattacgaggGGGAACGGGGGGAGGCGCTTGAGTCGTCCTCGGACGAGGCTCGACCACAGCTATCGGCTTGTGGTACACTCCGCAATCCTTACacttctcgtattcggaattttttctattctgatcacgctccattttctatactttttttctccaccgcgtgcacactttgaactgataaattactctcttccgcacaccttatatacagctcgacgcaaaaacgtcaatttcgctgtagtaataaacgttaaaagatgtacaatagacgttcgatagacgtacgagagacgttcaaagacgtacaatagacgttcgatagacgtacgagagacgttcaaagacgttcaaagacgtacaatagacgttcgatagacgtacgagagacgttcaaagacATACAATagatgtacgatagacgttcaaagacgtacgatagacgttcaaagacgtacgatagacgttcaaagatgtaCGAGAGGCGTTCGATATACGttcaatagatgttaaaaatagTTCGATAGgtgttcgatagacgttcaatatACGTTCAATAAATGTCTGAAAGATGTACGATATAAGCGATAGGTCATATTACATGGTGGATTATGTAACGGGTAaaaggtggaataaaagtcatGCGAGTGTGatatacatcattttattagaataaatcatagttgttttacacgtttgttacgctcaaaccaccaccacttgtacaatttgcaaacattccgcatagcgcaatgtctcgTGTGATATCCACAACGCAAAgttccgattacatccaagttcgtcAGGCGTGCGATATCTTTGTAATCCACATCGATCGTTTCGatctctacatcatcttccaaaatctcgcacagccactttttcttctcgagtcctttcacgtatatcagaggcggttccgtaccaatggcattgttgataagacttttcatctgactgtacgagacgtgtccatcttcccatcggaagccgtggtggtgtatccgtaaccaacacgccagcgatttttccgatttcgtcaacagataccacggtacgtgttcacgaaatacgtaatgagatagcgtttcgccatctcgaagtaccgctacctctttcacgataaaaatgttgttgaacgcgtaaccttgcaagtcgacgaaaattggtacgtTCGACATCGTCGTCGACCGTCGGAAAACTGACGTTCCCATCAGTGTAGCCAGATTTGGCCCGGTTTTTCGCGCATGCGCGACGCGACGAGCTCAGTGAAGTGCTTGAGTGTAGTAAAAAAGTATGCTATATGGTACCCGTTCATtctaacaaattatattcagaaaaatcaattaaaaaattaagtatgtttacgtatatttatatttacatatctgtatatgttaaaaatgcaattataaaatgtaaaacaattatgtaatatattttaaaagataagctaagatatatataaaagatagaaaCTGAAAAAGGGTAgaggatattaaaataataatttcaacacatttttaaataaataaaaataaatattttatttagcacaatttgtaaagaataccAACATTTGTTGCAAGGGTAAGGAAAAGTGCTCAAAACCTTACCAGTAttcatgaaacaaaatataatttacaaacaatatctaataatataaaaatatgaaaaaatatattaatgcatttataaacatctataaactaaaaatattattaatactctaaaattaaaaaaaaaaactttgcttaatgcattttataataaaattaaaataaaatattttttttaataatttccattTCAAACAATATGTAACCTAGATAATTATCACAGaacataataatgaaataaaaatattttattatagaaataaataataaataaaatataaatataattaaacataaataaagaaaaatatattaaataatattatatacaaacattatatatatatataataaacaaactgaaaaaataatggttaattatgttacaaaattataataaataatcataataaaataaaataaaataaaattaataataatttgaaacaaaaaaatcaagcATTAAGTAATCAAGTGCCATCAGATGAATTGCATtccttttaatataaattttttgacgtGTGTAATTCTAAATGTCTCGAGTCTATTTCTAAATTggtacaattaatattttcggtCTGAAAACTAGATCTTACTACACACATCGCGGAAAGAGTGCTACTtgctaatttatttctttttttatttttaatatccgTTACCATGGAAAATATCCGTTCGGCTTCGGCATTAGAGTGAGGAAAAGATAAAACGGTTTCAATTAACAACTCTAAATTTGGAAACATCTTTTCCCCGTTGAAATCttgaaaatctaatatttttgcccacattttatcaatttctaatgaagctaaatttattttttccgaaTCACTAAAAACTGTGGGCAAAACTCTCCATTCAAATGCTAATTtagttacatcaatattttctacacGCGTGGCAATATAagataaatctttaattattaatctaccTTCATTATAAAGTGCAACTTTGgcttctaaaaaatttaactgttCAAATAAGACATCTTTGTACGGTAAACGTTTTAACATTTCGTTAAGCgctattttatagaaatttaagcaatttaatctaatttgttGCGCGAATTCAAAAGATCGCGATGCTAAAAAGCCTTCACATTCTGGTcccacatatatatttgtcaattgTAGGATATTATGTTCATCGTCATTAAAAGTAGTAATGTCTTTCAAAGCCTCAGGgatcataaaattttgaccTATTTGACGAATTAATTGCTGactgttaataaataatttatgaattaatattttacgtgaCTGAAACAGCGCattaaaatgattgaaaaaattcaatgagtattttaaaaataacaaataggCCTTAATCGAATCATCATTTAAttgcgttaaaataatttctgccgATTGTAAATTATCTTCGACTACAGctagcataaaataatttcttaaaaccTCCCGTTATCCAGAAGTCTTGTAacacatttatgtaatataagcCATCGCGTGTTGGataatttaagtattttacttctttcaacattaaaaaaatcttgaaattcgTTTAATATTGCGCATCTCTTTGCACTGCCCGAAACATAAGTAGCAACTcctctaattaaattttcgcaaCATTGCGGTAATTTTGCACAGGCTTTACTAGCAATAATCGCGGATGTGTGacatatacaatttaataaaactacaTTAGgtatttcagattttaaacGCGAGAAAAAGGAGTTATTGCATCCTGTCATTACTGATGCATTGTCGCTTGCCATaccaacaatattttttaatggaatttctttattttctaaaaacgttttaaaagttttgaaaatgttattcGCAGTACAATCTGTGCCatctaatgataataattctaatagctgcgtttttacttttttatttaagggcgaaaaatattgaacaagtACACACATTAGTTTCGTATCAGAAATATCTGTACTTTCGTCgatcaaaatagaaaatttacgcgtttgcaaaatttgaacaattttttcaacttCGCGTTTGGCAAGGACTTCTTTTACGATATTAATGCACTTAGTTCGATCCAGTGAAAGATCTTGCACAATTTCAGGCTCAATACAAACATCTTTTAATAAAGGAATTAAATGGTCAACTGTATTAAAAGCGACATTATGCTCCGCAAAAAATGCTGCTAATTTTATCTCCGCGCGTTTTACTTTATCTTTATGGCAAATTTCTACGGGTGTTACTACATTTGATTTGAGGCTTTGACTTTGACGATTGACTTTTTCAATATGTGAAACCGTCTGTGAATGTTGCACTAAGTTTGTTTTGCAACATCTGATGGTCTTGTTACATACAATACAAAAAGCCTTGTTTTTCTCTGAATGGGGAGCCAACCATCCTTTAAAAATATCCTCCTTTAAccaagcaaaaataaaaattttttcccgtTTTTTAATGGCTCCTTTTCCACTATTTACATCCATATTGCacaaattattgcacaaaaataatattataacttacCTGTTTATTGCAATACATGTCCCAATTAATTTTGACGATGCTAACCTACACTGGTCACTGATGTCAGGCTGCAGACGGGGCTCATACTGATGTCTACCCGCCAAAACTTTGGCGCCCTTTACGTTGCGCATGTGTGTATACATCCCTGTATTTTCTGTTCCCGCCATCGCCACAACGCGCATGCGCGAAAAACCGGGCCAAATCTGGCTACACTGGTTCCCATTCGCACAcgtctaatttataacttttcacacgagtctgcgcacaatgttgttcagtggattatattcgaccattcgatcgtgtataatgagacaataggcggtggtgttggccggtatattttccttacaatcaaattctattcgcacgtcaacggtggcgctcttgacagagtcgttttgtcgcgaacaatctatgactacgaacggaccggctttcgagaattcatcgatgtccaaatacgtatcgtcctgtccataataggctttgcggaaacgcgcatacatgttgtacagtatagcgtatcgactcttgtcgaaatccaaattcatgtcgtcgtacggataaaaatctgaattcagatgcagtctcacattggtgagtttacaagcgtcaaattgcgtagcgttttcagacagtacgttttttcgaccggtttggagagcaaagattacgtatcgcggtttttccaattgcgtTGCGGCTTTGACCGCCCAGGAATGCTTCGTTGTATTCTGCAGCAGAGGAAACTCGTACAGATCCCACGAACGGAAGCACACGCTCAGATATCTTccgctttccaaagttcgaagaagagacagcttgttgacttcgctcagagatacatgcggcattcgccactgtatcttgagtagTTCGATCGTTGGATTCGGTGACATCGATCGGGCGCATACCGATCGTACGATGTTTACGACCGTTGTATTCCGAGACCAATCGCGGTAAATCGTCGATCCACCTGTACGATCCCGTGAGCGTGAAAAACTTCCACATTTCGTTCTTTAACGTGCGATTGAATCGTTCCACCACCTTCATAACCGAGTAtgtcgaataatgattgatgccgtgtttcttgacaagattttggaaatctctgttgtaaaattcttttccacggtcggtctgcaaatttttcggtattctctccctaaatatcgcggaaaatgcttTGGACGTTTCAATTCCACCTTTGGTCTTTAAGGGCATAGCCCACGCGTACTTGCTCAACACATCGATAACGGTTAGAATATAGTTGTAACCGCCGTTGGATCGCGAGTACGGTCTCATCTCAACAATGTCAGCCTGCCACAAATCATCGTATCCTTTCACGACGACTGACCGacgcgtaaagtttcttctcgccggtgCGTGGAGCTCGTCCACGAGCGATCTCCTCTCCAGGCTCACCGCTTCCTTCTCGCTCATTGCGATTCGTTCTGTTTCTTCTTCATCGCCTCATCGTagtattcgatgaaattttttctcacagcTCTACGAAGATTGTGAATCTCTCGCTCGACAAGACTCTTCGTCTCTCGCTCGCGATCGACGAGTTTTCCATCGAGTCGCGCTACACTCTCGTCGAGGAGACCTCTCAGATCGTGAATCTGTCGTTCCAACGCCACGTATCTGGTCTCGATGTAATCGTCGTGGTCTCTCTTCCAGGTCCGCTCGGTATTTTCCGAATCTTCGAGTCTCGAAAGTACTGctcgcttaaaattttcacagagcATACGATTTCGATTCTCACGATTGCTCATAAGCTTGAGGTGATGATCCAGATGCAGCTTGTTGACAGCGTCGGTGTCCGCTTCAGGGTCGGCGAGATGTCTGATCACGCGtgacttggcgttgaaaacctcaccatccttgcagagacaattctcgcgcacgtaattcttcgagacttcgccgctctgtctcgtcaccctggcgcttcctcctcctagctgtagtccgaatttgttgatagacatTCCTGTAGCATCACACGAGCAATACTGGCTACAGCGATGACAACGacgatcaatttataatcagaccagcttcgcgcagttcctcgataatcgagagaaactcgtTGTCGTGCGCGTTGTTTCCCGCCTGACGGGAGGCGTCCAGCAATCGAAGGCGATCCACCAATTCGTTCGGATCATCCCAGTGCACGTAATCG
The nucleotide sequence above comes from Linepithema humile isolate Giens D197 chromosome 4, Lhum_UNIL_v1.0, whole genome shotgun sequence. Encoded proteins:
- the LOC136999676 gene encoding uncharacterized protein, producing MFSTVQQTTMSNPADKQQGVNAKKRKFSPNVNKSNSTSIDGSMITPPRILARRYPLTKTGYKYLDIGINVSTPSHIEIALGDNHGKEIHFTYNMWKILLDQRHAIHHFFNNDANEAPSQTIEHVTLRFGKINNLKVLRLETSTVCLVMSHNTVCNIIALEYCVDHIAQSLNNVTGMVDTKFAHFRKIASGAKDPIAVIRESESFDKNDIIDCELLAQIFGSQ
- the LOC136999672 gene encoding SCAN domain-containing protein 3-like; the encoded protein is MDVNSGKGAIKKREKIFIFAWLKEDIFKGWLAPHSEKNKAFCIVCNKTIRCCKTNLVQHSQTVSHIEKVNRQSQSLKSNVVTPVEICHKDKVKRAEIKLAAFFAEHNVAFNTVDHLIPLLKDVCIEPEIVQDLSLDRTKCINIVKEVLAKREVEKIVQILQTRKFSILIDESTDISDTKLMCVLVQYFSPLNKKVKTQLLELLSLDGTDCTANNIFKTFKTFLENKEIPLKNIVGMASDNASVMTGCNNSFFSRLKSEIPNVVLLNCICHTSAIIASKACAKLPQCCENLIRGVATYVSGSAKRCAILNEFQDFFNVERSKILKLSNTRWLILHKCVTRLLDNGRF